Below is a window of Sus scrofa isolate TJ Tabasco breed Duroc chromosome 10, Sscrofa11.1, whole genome shotgun sequence DNA.
catatggaggttcccaggctaggggttgaatcggagctgtagccaccggcctacgccagagccacagcaacgctggatgggagccgcgtctgcgacctacaccacagctcacggcaacgccggatcgttaacccactgagcaagggcagggaccgaacccgcaacctcatggttcctagtcggattcgttaaccactgcgccacaacgggaactcctgcatgtaatTTTTATACAAACATAAAACTTGATTGCCCAAACCTATAAAGTGGCAGGTGATGTTTTGCTGAAGCTACAGCCTCTTCGCAAGTGCTTGTGGTACTAGTTACCCAGAGTTTCTTTGAGTTGACCACAACCTAAACTGCTGAATGTTGAGAGAACAGCTTCCTACTACTTTTGCCAATTGGTTTCTCTGGTACACCTTGGTGTCACCTGCCATTCAGTGGGCACAAATGAGTTTAGGACtgtttgtgattaaaaaaaaactgtgtttgcGTCTTTTAATTCTTGCAGAGGCCTGCAGATTCCTTCACAGCGAGAGCGTCGAAGGTACAGGCGCCGCCTCAGAACGCCCTCCTGGGGAGAGGCCTGAAGGGCAGGTGCTCTGTGGGGCGGGAGAGAGGGTGGCCTCCTGAAGAATGGCGAGATTGGAGATGGGGAAGGAAGCCTGCTGAGTGGTGTGAGCAAAGACAGGATGTGCCGGGTTGGTCACTGGGCTTTCAAAGAGGAGTAGAGGAGGCGAGGGGATGGCAGATGAGAACGAGAGACCGTTAGGGAGGTGGGCCGGGCCCGGCTGTGAGGCCTTGGAAGTGCTCTGGGGTTTCTTCTCGGGCTCTCCTCAGCCACATCACAGTTCTTGCAAGCAGGAACTGGTATTGGCCTCgcttttacaaatgagaaaactgagacaaggAGATTCAATAATTTGCCATAGCTTACGCACGACATACACCTAGGCAGGTAAGCTCATGAATTTGTCCCcccacctgctgttccctctaaTTCTGCATTTAACGCCATGTGGCAGATGGGAGGTGTTTGTGTCATCCTGGGTGAAGAATCCTTTTTCGTGTGGATGTTTAGCTCTCTGGTGATGGAGCCGTGTAACACCGTGTATCCTCCTTATCTGTAGGGTGGGCTGGAGGTGTCAGCCCAGATGTGTGAGGTaatggagatgtgtgtgtgttacatctGCTGCTGTCATCGCCACCCTCTGCTGTGGTTTCAGTACACAAGCTTAGGCACATTCAGAAGTGTTCCTCTCGGAGTTCCcctcacggctcagtggtaacgaacccaaccagtatccaagaggatgccggttcgatccctggcctcgctcagtgggttaaggatcctgtgttgccctgagcggtgatgtaggtcacaggtgcggcttggatctggcattgctgtggctctggcgtagaccggcagctgcagctctgattcaacccctagcttgggaacctccatttgcctggggtgtggccctaaaaagacaaaacaaaaaacaaaaaaaaaagtattcctccTAGCTTCGTGTTTAATTAAGTAGAATTCTTAAACTTTTTTCATCCAAAACTATTGGTGTCTTATAAAATGTTAGTAATAGACCAGCCATGACTTAGAGATTCAAGTAGAAGAATCCCTCTCAGAGGAGctaatagaatttttttgttttcgaAGTGTCATGTCTGAAGCATAAGAAGAAGAAGCATCAGTTGCACTGAGAGCAAAGTCAGCCCTGTTGTGTGGGTCTGCAGTCCCGGACCCCGGGATGCGGGCGACTGTGctcccactgagcaaagcagggCCTCGTCCAGGGGGTGCGAAGGACTTCCTGCATCGGAGTGGCAGATgtagattttctttccttctctttttgccCTGTTCTTTCCACTTTCTTTACCAGAATTTTCAGACCTCTCTGGACATACAGCAATACAGCGAAGCTCAGTATATGTCCATTTTGAGCTGGAACAGTTGCCACCCtcccattttgcttttattttgtctcttcctccctccacacACACAGTTTTTGCAAAGGGTTATGTCTGTGTATATTTACTTCACTTACAGGCGAGGCGCGCTCTAAAGCAAACCCAGACAGTATGCCGTGTGCATGAGCAGTTCAGCGTGCGTCTCGAATGGACACCAGCCGCTCTCATGCCTCGCACGGTTGTTCCTGCAGGCCCACAGGTGCCATTTCTCAAAGGCAGAAAATCGGGTGCAACCCTAAGCCCCTGAGAGTCTAACGAACgcttttttactgttgtttcCCTTTGGGGGATGTGCATGCTGACTCTCGAGGTTGCCACCATTCCGTGGGGTGTAACTCAGAGGCTGCGGAAACACCGCCAAAAAGGCCGAGGTCTGGAATTCCTTCTTCTGGCTGGGATGACACCTGTAGTTACCCTTTTATTGAGTTtatgagaataagaaaaatcgTAGGAAAACTTTGTGTTGTTTTGTGTCTTTGGATGCAGCGTGCTGTTTGGGTTGTAATGCGTGGGGTGGAACGGCTCTCAGGCAGGGTCTGTTGGAATTAGGATTTGGACTTGAGTGGCAGGGACATGTGACTGCTGTGCAAGGGGTTATTTTTGGTAACTGGCTGTCGGCTTCTCCCCAGAAACCTCAGAAAGGGAGTGGGAGATGCACTTGTGGAGGCTCAGAAAGCCGCTGGCATTGTTATGTGAGTTCTTGAACTTTTGACCATGGGTTGTTGCTTCAGCAAAGAACTAAGTAGTGACGATGACAGTGAAAAAACTGGCCTGTTACAAGAATCTATGGAGGAGAAGGAACCAGAGACCAAGATAAGTAACAGTCTGTCTTCCTTCTCGGATGCCTTTGGAGGGGAGGCGAGGCCCCACGGTGGGGCCCGCGCGGGGGCCGGGGCCCGGAGGCCGCCGGTCGGCTCGCTCTCCGCTGTGGCGCTCGTGGTCCCAGGCCGGCACCGGCATTTAGGAGAGGCCGCCAGCCCGGAGCGTGGGGCAGCGGCCCAGCAGAGCTCTGGAACCGAGATCGAGGTGGTGGCAGACGTGCCAAGCAGCAGCAGCCGAGGGAGCACGTCGCCTGTGTCTGGcggtggggagaggaaggctgACGGCCCTGCTCGTGTGGCCCTTGGAAGACGGGGGCCTCCAGGAGAGAGCAGGCCTGCAGGCCTCGCTGTCACAGACCCTGATGGCCCGGCCCCTGCAGGCAAGCCGTGTGTTCCTGGGTGTggaacagctgcagctccggagGGCTGGCTGGCTTGTCGCTCCCAGGGGCTCCGTCGAGGGGCCCAGGGCCCGGGGCAGCCAGAACCGCCCCTGCGGGGCCCGCCGCTGCCAGGTGGCCTGGAGGGGGTATtgactgggaaaactggatgccGTTCTGAGCTTTTGAGTGACAGTGACCCACCCTGTAAAGGAAACTTCGATGGCCTTCAGGCAGCCACTTGCCCCAGGCTTCCTAAAACTGTCATGGAAAGGAGCACATTACGTCGTGTTGGCACACTCCCCACATTAAATGGTAACACAGACATGAACTCACAAGTGTGTGCGCACCCCAGCCCCAAAGTAGGAGGGGGCTGCAGTTCAGGACCGGGGGGCCTGGGGCCCGATTCTCATGTTCATGTCGTTAACGACGCTCCAGATGTTGAAAGAAATGGGGATTCTGGGCCTGGAACAGCCTGCGTGGGTCAGAGTGTAGACTCTGAAAGGGAAGGTGGTCACTGCGTAGAACCACTGAGAGACAGCAGGTCGGAGAGCGGTCTCCTTTCCCTGCGTCGGCATAGAATTAATGCCAGTTCAAAAAGACGTGCCGCTGCAGTGGGCTTTGGGAACAGGTGTCTTCCTGTTCGTGCAGATTTCCAGGCATCAGCCCCTAGCAGTCGTGATGGTCCGGGGCCCGAGCTTCTCCTGGGGCCGGAGATGCTTGAGGAGCAGCGGGGCCATGGCAGCTTGGGAACTGGAGGCAGCCGGCTTGCAGACAAAGCAGAATTGTCGTTGTGGTCTCAGAACAGCTGGTCTTATCAAGAGGAGGATGAAAGTTGCATCTTTGAGGGGGAGGGTTGTGCTACGAGGGCTTTCCGAGGGGCCTCTGCATGTCGGGGAGGTCTGTGTGCAGACACTCGGGCCGGCGAGGCCCAGGCCCACACCTGTGATTTGACGCCGTGTGCCGTGCAGGCAGCAACCGTGGAGGCTGTGCCCCCAAACAGCAAGCCTCCTGACGGCTTCAAGTGGCCCGGGAGTGCTGTCGTTTCCTCTGCGTGCGTGCTCACCCGGGCTGAAGAGGACAGTGGAGCAGAGGATGCAGCGTGTGCAGACAGCTCGGGGAGCGACCCCTGCAGACCAGAAAGCGCGGAACGAGGATCGCCCGGAGCCTGTCAGAGAGAGACCAGGAAAAGGGACATCGTGGGTGTCCAGGCTGACCCGGAAACAGCCCTTGACTGGGAAACAAATGTACGAAAATGCAAGGCGGAGTCCAGTTGGGATGTACTGGTTCGTGTTAGTTCTGGTGTAACAAGGAAACCTAATTTTGAAACCAatcaaatagaagaaaatgtaactCAGGGAGTGAATGACTGCAGATATGAAGGGCCCAGCCTTGTGTCCCCCTTAAGCCGAAGTCAGAGACCAGGTACGCAGAGGTCGGGAGTAGAGGGG
It encodes the following:
- the LARP4B gene encoding la-related protein 4B isoform X2, whose amino-acid sequence is MGCCFSKELSSDDDSEKTGLLQESMEEKEPETKISNSLSSFSDAFGGEARPHGGARAGAGARRPPVGSLSAVALVVPGRHRHLGEAASPERGAAAQQSSGTEIEVVADVPSSSSRGSTSPVSGGGERKADGPARVALGRRGPPGESRPAGLAVTDPDGPAPAGKPCVPGCGTAAAPEGWLACRSQGLRRGAQGPGQPEPPLRGPPLPGGLEGVLTGKTGCRSELLSDSDPPCKGNFDGLQAATCPRLPKTVMERSTLRRVGTLPTLNGNTDMNSQVCAHPSPKVGGGCSSGPGGLGPDSHVHVVNDAPDVERNGDSGPGTACVGQSVDSEREGGHCVEPLRDSRSESGLLSLRRHRINASSKRRAAAVGFGNRCLPVRADFQASAPSSRDGPGPELLLGPEMLEEQRGHGSLGTGGSRLADKAELSLWSQNSWSYQEEDESCIFEGEGCATRAFRGASACRGGLCADTRAGEAQAHTCDLTPCAVQAATVEAVPPNSKPPDGFKWPGSAVVSSACVLTRAEEDSGAEDAACADSSGSDPCRPESAERGSPGACQRETRKRDIVGVQADPETALDWETNVRKCKAESSWDVLVRVSSGVTRKPNFETNQIEENVTQGVNDCRYEGPSLVSPLSRSQRPGTQRSGVEGASPGDGGRRLQPKQVFSQSAGEASLASGGGASGSEPEPVSGVQEETLGQEQGSGDGGLAGHVGPRRVGRQRAAGPMEQGPALNRTLGFVESSQLGFGRMEVSDTCAGCPCLAGVGLAQGDGHSAVPPGGPGDSKEVVVRDPEDLVPSLLSESPSKGDGQNCPEDVYSQFVNELAWYPVGELVGHVFSEGLADGPGCQEGCPWTKGVAEDAGEEEQILSGHLRVKPWDLEMALVWMEKPPYQPPVAEAGVTWGWQDRGGQLVPTAKVSELNPNAKVWGTHMLHLEAGSTADGGVRAAWEETPRRGQEGLDTHGSGDRSPENAALSDLQESDRTAMSTLGLDHSEYESPPENSETGGNESQPEGQEDPREVLKKTLEFCLSRWTVISTCQSPRWPTWTTSRSSAPTWT